One genomic region from Polynucleobacter sp. MWH-P3-07-1 encodes:
- a CDS encoding pyruvate, water dikinase regulatory protein — translation MSTESRIVFIVSDGTGITAENFSQSILAQFEATFRQVRIPFVDNSEKAHEAVSSINQTASKYGVQPIVFTTLVNPELNAIVGKANGLILDMFQTFVAPLEQALGIKSTHAMNRLHHNADTAAYKNRIEAINYSLAHDDGQSNLKLTEADVILVGISRVGKTPTSLYLAMQYGLKAANYPLIPEDFERGQLPKDLLPYRQKIFGLMIDAERLSEIRNERRPGSNYAKLENCRYEINEATAMLKKESIPWVSTTSKSIEEIATTVLQAIKADKTILG, via the coding sequence ATGTCCACCGAATCCCGCATCGTTTTCATTGTTTCAGATGGCACCGGCATTACCGCCGAGAACTTCAGTCAATCGATTTTGGCTCAATTTGAGGCCACTTTTAGGCAGGTTCGCATACCTTTTGTGGATAACTCTGAAAAAGCCCATGAGGCGGTTAGCAGCATTAATCAGACGGCGTCTAAGTATGGCGTGCAACCCATTGTTTTTACTACCCTAGTAAACCCAGAGCTCAACGCGATTGTCGGAAAAGCCAATGGCCTGATTTTGGATATGTTTCAGACCTTTGTGGCACCCCTTGAACAAGCCCTAGGCATCAAGTCCACCCATGCCATGAACCGTCTACACCACAATGCGGACACAGCGGCTTATAAAAATCGGATTGAGGCAATTAATTATTCCTTGGCGCACGATGACGGACAGTCTAATCTCAAGCTCACCGAGGCTGATGTCATCTTGGTCGGCATCTCTCGAGTGGGCAAGACCCCAACCAGCCTCTATTTGGCTATGCAATATGGCCTGAAAGCCGCAAACTATCCCCTCATTCCGGAGGATTTTGAACGAGGGCAATTACCAAAGGACTTGCTCCCATATCGCCAGAAAATCTTTGGGCTGATGATAGATGCTGAGCGTCTTTCGGAAATCCGCAATGAACGGCGTCCAGGTAGCAACTATGCCAAGCTAGAAAATTGTCGTTATGAAATTAATGAAGCAACAGCGATGCTCAAGAAAGAGTCTATTCCTTGGGTCAGCACCACCAGCAAATCTATCGAAGAAATCGCCACTACAGTATTGCAAGCAATTAAGGCCGATAAAACTATCTTGGGCTAA